From Melitaea cinxia chromosome 3, ilMelCinx1.1, whole genome shotgun sequence, one genomic window encodes:
- the LOC123669247 gene encoding transcription factor sox-2-like produces the protein MAFPIETSPAKSLPKLSRNSNPYHIKRPMNAFMVWSRLQRKKISMMNPKLHNSEISKRLGLEWKSLDETEKRPFIDEAKRLRLKHMNDYPDYKYRPRRKNRLDASAYGNPALYSTRETFVEIEPRVDTSYQMPVNYTESQYMYNNVISYTVPISQASFMSPMRPKEENVPSLDLRPLPSIESISPRPFAVVNQQMMVKAYPNLHYVPEDVARLSYHYPFSVQ, from the coding sequence ATGGCGTTTCCGATAGAGACATCACCAGCCAAATCTCTACCTAAATTGTCGAGAAATTCAAACCCTTATCACATCAAAAGGCCGATGAACGCTTTCATGGTCTGGTCGAGGCTGCAAAGGAAGAAGATATCGATGATGAATCCGAAGCTCCACAACTCGGAGATTTCCAAGCGACTCGGTCTGGAATGGAAGAGTTTGGATGAGACTGAAAAGAGGCCGTTTATAGATGAAGCAAAGAGGTTAAGGTTAAAACACATGAATGATTATCCTGATTACAAATATCGTCCGCGTCGAAAAAACCGATTAGACGCTTCCGCTTACGGGAACCCAGCTTTATATTCCACTAGGGAGACCTTCGTCGAGATCGAACCTCGAGTGGATACCAGTTACCAGATGCCAGTTAATTATACAGAGTCTCAGTACATGTACAATAATGTTATCAGTTATACGGTGCCGATAAGTCAAGCGTCCTTCATGTCCCCGATGAGACCTAAAGAGGAGAATGTGCCTAGTTTGGATCTCAGACCTCTGCCGTCAATTGAGAGCATTTCGCCCAGGCCTTTCGCAGTGGTCAATCAACAGATGATGGTAAAGGCTTATCCAAATCTACACTACGTTCCCGAAGACGTTGCGAGATTATCGTACCATTACCCTTTCAGTGTTCAGTAG